In one window of Heptranchias perlo isolate sHepPer1 chromosome 4, sHepPer1.hap1, whole genome shotgun sequence DNA:
- the LOC137321144 gene encoding ovomucoid-like isoform X2 encodes MKPFSAFALLSISLLCAVVGTSNLLMEIQPYCKEIPKKIPLCDQNYAPVCGTNGVTYGNECRLCAAVWATRVKIRIQKFGSC; translated from the exons ATGAAGCCATTCTCAGCTTTTGCTCTTCTCTCCATATCCTTACTCTGCGCAGTGG TTGGAACAAGCAATCTATTAATGGAG ATCCAGCCATACTGTAAAGAGATACCCAAGAAGATCCCGCTATGTGATCAAAACTACGCACCAGTCTGTGGAACTAACGGGGTGACCTATGGCAACGAGTGCCGACTCTGTGCTGCAGTTTG GGCTACCAGGGTGAAAATCAGGATTCAAAAATTTGGAAGTTGTTGA